One segment of Herbaspirillum hiltneri N3 DNA contains the following:
- a CDS encoding MarR family winged helix-turn-helix transcriptional regulator — MRKQVDKVNQSPAAERVFDAIHTVMHLYRSGRSQAFRDDEHGITHMESRVLNYFAHHPGATQKDLAAHSGRDKAQLTRLVRSLRDGGYLESKEDVKDRRSTCLQLSPQGQALHGELMKSGAQILERAVDGLSSEQCEELVRLLEIIQGNLESGR, encoded by the coding sequence ATGAGAAAACAAGTTGACAAAGTCAATCAATCACCTGCGGCCGAAAGGGTCTTTGACGCCATCCATACGGTGATGCACCTGTATCGTTCCGGCCGTTCGCAAGCGTTTCGAGACGACGAACACGGCATCACGCATATGGAAAGCCGCGTGCTCAACTACTTCGCGCATCATCCCGGGGCCACTCAAAAAGACCTGGCAGCCCATTCGGGACGCGACAAGGCCCAGCTGACCCGGCTGGTGCGCAGCCTGCGCGACGGCGGCTATCTGGAGTCGAAGGAAGACGTGAAGGACCGGCGCAGCACCTGCCTGCAATTGAGTCCGCAGGGCCAGGCTTTGCATGGCGAGCTGATGAAGTCCGGTGCGCAGATATTGGAGCGCGCAGTGGACGGTTTGTCATCTGAACAATGTGAAGAGCTGGTGCGATTGCTGGAAATCATCCAGGGCAATCTGGAAAGCGGGCGCTAG
- a CDS encoding siderophore-interacting protein, with translation METKSISREVQRVRYELKFREVKVAAIRATGANMLSVTFHGDALEDFTSLSFDDHIKFVFQDAAGVQVRRDYTPIGHDAQRKELTLEFALHAEGAATDWARQAKVGMDAVIAGPRGSMVVPVDYDWHFLAGDLSSLPAITRRLGELPAGAKVMAVIEAPEGDVRRFETRTDLDVKWVRSGEELLAAVRTLTLPAGEGYVWAAGEAVVMKALRVVLAEEKQHPKEAMRVSAYWKRGASDFHEKLD, from the coding sequence ATGGAAACCAAATCGATCTCTCGCGAAGTGCAGCGCGTCCGTTATGAACTCAAATTCCGCGAGGTCAAAGTCGCGGCCATCCGCGCCACCGGAGCCAACATGCTCAGCGTCACCTTCCACGGCGACGCGCTGGAAGACTTCACCTCGCTGTCGTTCGACGATCACATCAAGTTCGTGTTCCAGGATGCGGCCGGCGTCCAGGTGCGGCGCGACTACACGCCGATCGGCCACGATGCGCAACGCAAAGAGCTGACGCTGGAGTTTGCATTGCATGCCGAAGGCGCCGCCACCGACTGGGCGCGCCAGGCCAAGGTCGGCATGGACGCCGTCATCGCCGGCCCGCGCGGCTCGATGGTGGTGCCGGTCGATTACGACTGGCATTTCCTGGCGGGCGACCTGTCGTCCTTGCCGGCGATCACGCGCCGCCTTGGAGAGTTGCCTGCCGGCGCCAAGGTGATGGCAGTCATCGAAGCACCGGAGGGCGACGTCCGCCGGTTCGAAACCCGCACCGACCTCGACGTGAAATGGGTGCGCTCTGGTGAGGAGCTGCTTGCCGCCGTGCGCACGCTGACGCTGCCGGCCGGCGAAGGCTATGTCTGGGCCGCCGGTGAAGCCGTGGTGATGAAAGCCTTGCGCGTCGTGCTGGCGGAAGAGAAGCAGCATCCCAAGGAAGCCATGCGCGTGTCCGCCTACTGGAAGCGCGGCGCCTCCGATTTCCACGAAAAGCTTGACTGA